The following are encoded together in the Fimbriimonadaceae bacterium genome:
- a CDS encoding IS3 family transposase (programmed frameshift): MRQSKFTETQIVSILKEADAGRPVNEIWRHYGISSATYYKWKAKYGGLEASDVKRLKELEHENSRLKRMYADLSLENLALKDVIGKKALGPAERREVVTHLVTVNGLPVQRACRAVGLHRATYYRPLVDWARRDASVIAALTTLVAAKSRWGVWKCCDRLRNLGHPWNHKRLWRVYCQLRLNLPRRTKKRLPVRLRQPLVVVPQPNATWAVDFMSDTLYGGRRFRTLNVLDEGVREGLAIEVDTSLPAERVIRVLEQVVAWRGRPQAIRLDNGPELIAERFMTWCAERGIALWYIQPGKPDQNAFIERFNRTYRTEVLNAYVFESLEQVREITEEWLQSYNEERPHDALAGLPPATYRANLEARSSPLAVSP, translated from the exons ATGCGTCAGTCGAAGTTCACCGAAACGCAGATTGTGTCGATCCTGAAAGAAGCGGATGCTGGCCGGCCGGTCAATGAGATCTGGCGGCACTACGGCATCAGCTCCGCCACCTACTACAAGTGGAAGGCCAAATACGGGGGGCTGGAGGCGTCGGATGTGAAGCGCCTCAAAGAGCTGGAGCACGAGAACAGTCGGCTCAAACGGATGTATGCCGATCTGTCGTTGGAGAATCTGGCCCTGAAGGATGTCATCG GCAAAAAAGCTCTAGGGCCTGCTGAACGGCGGGAGGTCGTCACGCATCTCGTGACGGTGAACGGCCTTCCGGTTCAGCGGGCCTGTCGGGCAGTGGGATTGCATCGGGCCACGTACTATCGGCCGCTCGTGGATTGGGCCCGTCGGGATGCGTCGGTGATCGCGGCGTTGACCACGCTCGTGGCGGCCAAGAGTCGGTGGGGGGTCTGGAAGTGTTGCGATCGGCTGCGGAACCTCGGCCATCCGTGGAACCATAAGCGCCTCTGGCGGGTGTACTGTCAGTTGCGGCTAAATTTGCCCCGACGGACCAAGAAGCGGCTGCCAGTTCGGCTGCGCCAACCGTTGGTCGTCGTGCCCCAGCCGAATGCCACGTGGGCCGTAGACTTTATGAGCGACACGCTCTACGGCGGTCGCCGGTTCCGTACCCTCAACGTGCTCGATGAGGGCGTGCGGGAAGGCTTGGCGATCGAGGTTGATACGTCGCTCCCGGCCGAACGCGTGATTCGCGTCTTGGAGCAAGTGGTGGCCTGGCGTGGACGACCGCAGGCGATTCGGCTGGACAATGGTCCGGAACTCATTGCCGAGCGTTTCATGACCTGGTGCGCAGAACGCGGGATCGCACTGTGGTACATCCAGCCCGGGAAGCCGGATCAGAACGCGTTCATCGAGCGATTCAACCGCACCTATCGCACCGAAGTGCTCAATGCCTATGTGTTCGAATCACTCGAACAGGTGCGGGAGATCACCGAGGAATGGTTACAGAGTTACAATGAGGAGCGGCCCCATGACGCGTTGGCCGGCCTGCCGCCAGCCACGTATCGAGCCAATCTTGAAGCCCGAAGTTCTCCATTGGCAGTGTCGCCTTGA